From the genome of Chionomys nivalis chromosome 9, mChiNiv1.1, whole genome shotgun sequence:
AAGTTGCCTAAAATCCATGACTAAATGTGATAACAGTTTCATGAAGTGTTTATACTAACAGAACAAATAAGAGTCATATAAACAAAACATAGTTTAAAATATATGAGTAGGAACATCAGGTGGGTAAAATCTCTCCTAATTACCTAATATACTGTCTGATAGTatgccttttatttttgtgtaagtTAAAATTAATGGTCTTTtgtacattaaaaatgtaatattcaCACAGATGGATTTTAAGTCAATAATAGGTAGTTCATAAATGGCTCTTAAGTGGGCTAATGATAGCACAATAGGCTCTGGACATGAGCAAGACTTATCTGTAATCATATGATTTCAGGAAAAATAATGATATACAAGTTTGTATGTTTTACTGAGATATTTGTATTATGAAAATCTCTTTAACTTattaaaacaaacatacaagtTGATTTTAGCCATAACCTCATGAAATGTTGGCATGATGTTCAAGGAGTTCAGATTTTCATATCTTTTTATAAATGAGCTAGACCAGTCAGGAGGTGGTgatgcatgactttaatctccacattcagaagcagaggaaggcaaatctttgtgagtctgaggccagcctggtctacaagagctagttctggacaggctctgaagctacagagaaactccgtctcaaaaaaacaaaaggaagaaagaatgaaagaaagaaaggaaaatagaaacaaagaaagaaagaagaaaggtactAGACCTCAAACCTTGTAAACAAGTATACATATAGTTTATGCAGCAAATAATACACTATACCAGATCAcatataatatgaaatattagGAATACAATATTATCAATAACATGTGTTTACTTAACTGGCCTTAATAATTATGttatttcattatataaaatCATGATCATGCAAAGAATTTGTGAACTGAGGAAAGTACATTCAAATACTATAAAAGGTTGTCCTTTCAGTTAtggataaaatatagaaaaaaatctgaattaatATGAATGTTAAGGCTTGAAAACTGACAGAGATTATATCAATATAAGGTAACTAACTTTATGATGTGATATGtttagcatttttatttctaCGTGGCTGCAGTCTCCACAGATATCTTCAATGTTTTCTGTTACAAAGGTAGAATTAGAATTCAcatataataacatatattattttttattctaccttgccataggccaaagcagattcttaatttaccaatagtaataaaaatattcacaatatACATAAGGAAATTCCACATacactccccttttctgtctatataaaaaggaaagttttaactttaaaatagtaaaattacatataacaaaatgggtatcaagcaagaattacagtatctttttgtgagtctaaagttttatttccaatttatcttttatctcaactaaggaaaactataactatctgtcctTACCTCCATCAGAGACACCAGAAcgttataatattacctaaatcaacaggaagtgcattgtaagcaacttcctaaattctagaattgacagagacatcttactgcctggacagaaGAATTCTTCTGAAAAATAGGGGtatctatcttcagcctataggcccacagtatctggcagacttttccatgaattagaaaattagaaagaTTGTTCAGTCACGTTCTTCTGTCTTCTAGAGAATGTCCAACAGTTTCTTTTGTGAAGCTGGAACCCTGAAGGGCGAtcttaccttctttaggcaagttcagcagtcattttttagTGGGTTCTGCATATTCAGTTTACACAGCATACTGTCactaagcagtccaggcaagagcagtttcttgcccaaatgactaactaGCCTTCTAACagtgaaggcaaattccataacaagtttcaaTGCCTATCAACCTCTAAAATATTGGCATTGCCTAAAGCAGACATGTGTCACtttcaagaaaagtctaagttcttaaaaatttttaaatgtcatattctgtaggtctttaaagtggtgaagattatttatctaattgaaatatagatttatatatctagaaaatcgaactaatgtgactacaagtttgactactataaactggagaggatgtggggtaaaggaaataCTCCTTCACTTTTGGTGGGAgttgcaaactggtacagtccctttagatatcagtatgggaaattctcagaaaattagaaaacaacctacctcaagatacAGCAATACcacatttgggtatatgcccaaagaatgctcaattataACACAAAGACTTGttctcagctgtgttcatagcagaattgatTGTCACGGtcagaacctggaatcaacctaaatgtccctcggctgaagaatggataaggaaaatgtaggacatttacacaatggagtactacacagcagaaaaaaatgacatttttaaatttgtggGCACGTGAATgcaatctagaaaacatcacaatGAGTTAGGTAAcctagacctagaaagacaattatcatatgtactcattcataagtggcttttagataagaaacaaagaaaaaccactctacaattcacaattcagAGAACCTAAAaaaacagtgaggaccctaagagagatatacttTGATCTAAACTACATGAaagatagaaaaagacaagatctcctgagtaaattggaagcatgggggccaagggagagggtagaaggtgatgggagagaaataaaaagagtagagaaaaatatataaaacaataaaacatgtaATCTATAGTTtataaagaaatacagattaatacaaCCTCATTTATAAtaatgcaatattttaaaatatgatgagATTGATAAATAATtcaaagtggatttttttttttttagacagggtttctcggcagctttggaccctgtcctgggactagctcttgtagaccaggctgcccttgaactcacagagatccacgtgcctctgcctcccgagtgctgaaattaaaggcatgtaccaccaccactgggattaaagaggaTATTGTTACTAAAATTCTAAGCAAAGTGACTTGCACAAATTTTGGAACACAGATGATGTGTAATAACATGTGACCATTATTTTTGCAGCAATATTATTATTGTCTACTCTTAAATACATGCAAATATATTATACAGAGTTATGACTCATTCTAGTGGTAAATCtataattattaaattttgaattaatttttctaATGGCTATTTTTATAACCATATACTAATTACATTAGataagtttcagaaaaaaagttgTTTGTATGGAGTGTACACAATGAATTTTCGGATAAAATAAGATGTGTAAAACTTATTCCAGAACTCATCTGCAATTTATCAACTTCTTTATGGCATTCTTAATGTTTCTATTTCTCAGTGTATAGATTGCTGGATTCAGAAGAGGTGTGATGACTGAGTAAAATACAGCAAGAAATTTATCCACCCATGTGATGCTGACTGGCCACAGATAGATGAAAATGATAGGACCAAAGAATAGCACAACCACTATGATATGGGAGGTGCAGGTAGAGAGTGCCTTTGATGAACCATCTTTGGAATAAATCTGAACAGTTAGTAGAATGTAAGTGTAAGATAtcagcaagaaaatgaaacaagtcATTGCTAAAACACCACTGTCAATATTTATCATGATTCTCAGAGTATCAGTGCTTATGCAGACTAATTTCATCACTAAAGGAATATCACACAAAAAGCTGTCTATCACTCTAGGTCCACAAAAAGGAAGCTCCAAAATCAGAATCAGTTGACTAACGCCGTGCACAAATCCAATGATCCATGATATTAAAACAAGCCAGATGCACTTCTGTCTGTCCATGATGGTGGTGTAGTGGAGTGGCctacagatggccacatagcggtcataggccattgtTACAAGAAGCACCATCTCTCCCCCTGCAAAGCAATGTGCAAAGAGGATCTGGCTCATGCATCCCCTGaaggaaatggttttattttcttttgtgaggTCTGTGATCAGTTTGGGGGTATTTACTGATGAAAGGCAGAAGTCAATAAATGAAAGATTGGCTAACAAATAGTACATAGGAGAATGGAGATGATGATCAATGATGATTAATATCACCACAAAGAGGTTGCCTACCATAATCATCAGGTAGAGGGTTGAAAATGGTAA
Proteins encoded in this window:
- the LOC130881789 gene encoding olfactory receptor 4K15-like, which translates into the protein MEETNQSVVTEFIFQGLCTSRELQILLLLPFSTLYLMIMVGNLFVVILIIIDHHLHSPMYYLLANLSFIDFCLSSVNTPKLITDLTKENKTISFRGCMSQILFAHCFAGGEMVLLVTMAYDRYVAICRPLHYTTIMDRQKCIWLVLISWIIGFVHGVSQLILILELPFCGPRVIDSFLCDIPLVMKLVCISTDTLRIMINIDSGVLAMTCFIFLLISYTYILLTVQIYSKDGSSKALSTCTSHIIVVVLFFGPIIFIYLWPVSITWVDKFLAVFYSVITPLLNPAIYTLRNRNIKNAIKKLINCR